CTATACAAATCTTCATGTTCTGATTTTGCTAGTATTTTTCCAAGTTCACGATGAACATAAAAGTATTCTTGTTTTGTTTCCTTCCAATTTTCTAACGTCTCAGTTGGTAATCGAAATGTAGAGTCATTATTTTCTGCCTGTGGTTCATTCGCTGTTTCACCAAGAAATCGCATCAGATATCTCTTTTCAAAGAAAAGTAAATGACAAACTAATTCCCAAATGGAATTCATTGCCCCATCAGCTGGTTTCCAAATTGCCTGTTCAAAAGTGATGTCCTCTAGCACTTTTTCAAGTGGTGGAAACCAGTCTTCTTCATCTAAGCAGCTTGCCCATTGTTGTAACAAAAGTGTCTTTACATCCATTTTCTATTCCCTCCAATTTAATCCCTTTAATAGATATCCTTTGGTCAAAATTCAT
The DNA window shown above is from Peribacillus sp. FSL P2-0133 and carries:
- a CDS encoding DinB family protein, which translates into the protein MDVKTLLLQQWASCLDEEDWFPPLEKVLEDITFEQAIWKPADGAMNSIWELVCHLLFFEKRYLMRFLGETANEPQAENNDSTFRLPTETLENWKETKQEYFYVHRELGKILAKSEHEDLYRQIPGDNSLVLELKSLAMHDAYHIGQIVFLSKMQGAWAAKRSF